A region of the Anolis carolinensis isolate JA03-04 chromosome 1, rAnoCar3.1.pri, whole genome shotgun sequence genome:
GAAGATTTTCACTTTATTTCCAGGAGCAGGGTTGTAAGTTAGGTCAGGGCTTGACCTATATATCAGAATTCATCCCAAACCCCGTCTATAAAATTCCTTAGCTTAGCCACAGGCtatatgaagaaaataatgcatatactttttttaaaaaatcagcattgGGTAACGACAACATAATGGTTGAAAGTAGAGGTGGAAAGAAGTGTTCTTAGGATAAAGACTCAAAATATAATGgtgctttggttttgttttgtttttttagaggAGGAACTGAGTGCCAAGGCagctaaagtagtatcaaactgcattaattctacagtatagctgcACTTCTAGCCTATAATCCAATGAGGCAATAGTGAAATGTTTCCATCTGTACAGCTTTCATCTATAGAGCCAGGATAGCAGTATAGCCTTCAAGACAGACATTGTTTATCTAAGAACTGAGAAACTGCTGAGGTATAGTGTTACATGGGtttgtttttcctttattttttggaaaATTAGTGGCATTTCATaacatttgtatttatttcaaatataccAGTTCAATACAATTGAAAACATACAGCTTAAATGtggaatttgtttccaaaaggtaccaaatctatCTACATAAATGTTACAGGAATAAAAAGCATGCTGAGGATATGTGATCTGAtgcatttttctttgtttgtgtgtgtagggCGTGGTGGATTTGgttccttttggaaacaaactccacaaatatATTCTATCAGAAACCCATGTCTATGCTCTCATGTCATGTCTAGGGAGAGAGCCAGAACACCCACAGCAAACTGTTCACTTGCAAATATTGAAATGTAGCTGCTTGTGTCTCCGAGTCTTTTTCTGGGTCAAATAACTTCATATATTTGACACTTATTTCTCATGGGATGAAAGATGTTTGTCTTTCATACCAAGTGATTTGTATTACCAGCATGTCATGTACTTTGTTTTCTGGTTGGTCACTGGAAGGCTTACCTTCACTTCAGATGGAGGAATTGCTGAGACACATATCTCTAGTTTGAGCTCAGTTTCAGTTTCTCCACATTTTCTGATAGATTATGCTCATTTCCATTACAAATTCTTTTTGTCTATATTTCAGAAATGacacattccaggattccataggatagaatTATGGCACTTAATGATGAATAATAGTgttacagctgctttgagtctccttgtggaaagagaagtggggtataaacaaacacaaacatcatcatcataatatagATGTGCAATGTGAATTGGCTACTGGACCTGAAAGCAAGCAAAGAACTTAAGTAGATGTGCAGGTCGTCATCTATGATCAAAATCATAGGCCCATACGAAGTGTTTGGAAAAATCAGCTTGCATGCTGGGAAATTTGCTAGGCATGGAGAAGTTATATTTTGGGTCATGACTCCCAAAATTCCCTAGCCAGAATGGTAAAGTAAGAACTGTAATCCAAAAGTCGTAATTATTCGGACCTCAGGTTATGTGGATAAAGTAATTGGAGGCTGTTGAGAAGTTTACAGCTTTAAAACCATTCCAAAAAGCAGACATAAATTCAAAGCCTAGTGTAAAAtgtattcattcatatatattttttcaagaaaatgtgttttaaaatattaacaaaCCTTTATTGTTTGTTAACGATAAAAGGCGATAGTTTCCTTGTAataattagaaagaaagaaaaacggcCTTCACTATTGTTCCCAGTAAAAACTTCATTGTAATCCATGCAATAACTTCACAGTGGTCCTCAAAATTTTCAGCTTTAGTGGagttactgtatatgcatttgtTATACCTTTCCTGCTACCTTTTATCCAGAATGGTGAATTGTATGGCTTGATTtatcattaaattaaaaaaagagaagtttACAGGGGATTAGGCTTCCCCTTTTGTCTTCTCGTTTGACTGACAGGTAGTTTTTATAGTATTAAAGGGTTGTGCAAAATCACTTTTAACAGGGAGGGGTTTGCTGCATTTTGATCTATTGTATTATGTAATAAATATACTCCATTACCAACTCATGATACGAACATGCTATGATTATTCTTTTTCCAGGAAAAAAGATCTAGCAGGCTTTCAAGGTACTTTGCTATTAGGTCAACTCTATACcatactttttcttcttctttgaatcCATGCATTTATATAGGGAGTGCCAGCTTTTGCCTTGCTGGTCCATAATGGGCCTTTTGGTGCACTGAGTAAATGGAATTTCATGTGTAGGCTCTGAGGGAATCATTGCTCTTGGTGTGTTTGGTTtcctgatatttttttaaatttttcataTAGATGACTATTTTGACCTGCAGTCATAAAAACCAAGCCTTCAATTAATTGCTTAGACATTTTCTAGAGACAGTAGAAGCCTATTTTATCTGTAGGAACTATGGGTCATCTGCATAGTTAAGTAGCCCCATGGAACTTACTGGATGACATCTGCTGATGGGCTTTCCCTATTTTAAAGTGATACTGTGGATTGCCAAAGCATTTTCTATCTTTGCTGGCATTGTGAATCATaactaattatattttatttcttacaggAGTCCTGGCATTCAGTTAACTCTGAAACAGATAAATTAGTTCTCTCCTAATGAAAGTCACAAGGAAGGATCCATCGACCAAAGAGTTCTCAAACAAAAATGAGTTTATGGCATCCCTGTTAATTCCAGAGATTGTCTTGCCTTCATTCTGAACAAGCATATCTACCTGGCATTGCCTAGGTATCGGAGAGGCTGATGCCCCCCTCTTTTTATCCcaactttctctttccttttcctcataCCTTACCCCCtcgcctttctcttccttccttcactccctcctttatctttcttcccttctccattccctttttaatttttcctttcttttccttcccttttctcccttctccagctcagaGAGGGCCTCACATAATGTCTCCATTACAACATGGCTCTCTTTGTGACTCttttcttccttgcttgcttccccTCATGTACACGGAAGACACCTTGGTTTCCCAGTaacatcacaaagggccactaGATTGTCACCTAGCAATAGGTTTTGTGGTACAGCCACACATACATACAGGCAGGCAAATAGACTttgacttttttatatatagatcacATTGGTATTGTAACAAAAAGACATatttatcatctgcatatctgtcaatttgtctgtctatctatctatctatctatctatctatctatctatctatccatccatacaAACACTCATACATTCACACACGCATATACACACACTTACATAAAAATGTTACAGGGTTATTATACCTGTCTTATCTACATTTCTCTTACACTAAGGAGATTCACTCTTCAGAAGAACAAAAACTTTTGGGGTGAGGCCTGGAGTTAAAGTTCTCTCTCTCATTATAGGGGAGAAACAATTCACTGAGAAAAACCTGCTTTTGTCTCCAAAACCAACACTAATGTATTTTGGATATGAAAAACATCAAGGGATAATCCAAACGGGCCATTATTTGTCTTAAGTGATCTGTGAGCCTTGAAGAGAGTAGTAGTCACAGATAAGGGAATGAAGTTTGGGGAGATATTGAGATAATAATCTAaagattaatttattttaaaaataagaatttgaATTCAAGGCAAAATGGATAAGTTGTTGATATGAATATTATTTGtggttatgtattttaaatatatttgtttatatttatcaACAAgaaatacatatatgtgtgtgtttttttattttaattgactgtgaaaatgtaataattaaaaaacagcaaaaacTATTAAGATTTAGTGAGAAAGAATATAAATTCTTCTAAGGATATGGAATTGAGTAGTAGAGCTGTCTGTTAAAAGGAAAAGAGAGCTTCCTTCCATACCTACAAATAATTCAAATGAAGGGAAATCAAACCTATTGATTGTATTCATAGCCTTCTGTCACtattgtttttagggctttgcaGATGGATCATGCTTCCAGAGTTTAATAGTGTGCTACATAGGACTTGATCTGCTCCCTGTCTGactatcaggagagaaagctttctTATCAAGCTAAAAAAAAAGcaactgtattttttattattcaaaGGAAGATGTAATTTATATGTATCTTGATGCATAAAGTGTACTAGTATAAGCACCTTCTTGTCACAAGAGGTTGGTGTTTCCTCAATTATGTTTAAGTAATTGAACTAGCAAAGGTCCACATGGCAGAACTcaattttttctattttctttcacTGAAAAAATGTGAAACATGTTAGAGCAAGTTACAAGGCACTGCAGTGGACACATTCATATATCCTTCCTGCATTTCTTTATAATGTGAAATGCATGTTAGCAGAGAGGATATGCCTgaccacagtttgagaatcaGGATAATTGAATTCCTGGAAGCTGACATGACAAAGAACCTTGAAGGACTGCTGTAAGTAagggcttttaaaaagcaatctgCCTCATGGGAGAAATAAGGCATGGCAAGAATTTCCATAGAGATAATGCATTGATTTATATGCTGAGAAAATTGGTTTGAAGAGTGATTAATTGGTTAAGAAGACATGGTTAATATATTTGTGGCTGCACATAACTTCTCAGATGTGGGCTGATCTGGAAGCCAAGTCCAGCCAAAGATGATATTTTATCTCACTGCAAACCCTATGGACTGTGCTCCAGAAATACTGAATTACTGTTTGTAGCAACCTGTCTTTGTGTACCAGATCACAGAGAACAGAATCAGGAATGTCTTTTATTTTTGCTGGTTAAAGATGGGTGAATTCATCTATTTTTGGCCTCTACATGTCCACTTCGTGTGTATTGACTCATACATTAATTTTGTCCAATTTTTACATCAAAAATGCGTATCTATTTTCATACTTGCTTACAGCTATGGTGTGTCAGTTTTCTTTAGATATGCATTGTGTATGCAAACTTTGGGCTGAGAATAGCATGTAGTAGTTCAGAGTGTGTATTTCAAAGGAGACCATGCATCTCACTTGACTGGGATCCTGCCTTGGTGTTATTTCTGCAGCCTTGTCTGTAGCACCTGTCCCACCACCCTCTCTTGCTCTTCCGTGCATTTCCTGCAGCTTGTATACAGAATTTTCCATATCTTTTTTAGTAATGGCTGGTGACTTTCCTGTTAGTGGGATGGAGAATCCATTTTGAGATTaagcctgaactttaaaggagcaatTTGAGATATTGAATCCCATGCCCAAAATATATTCTTTAAAGCTTGGACTGAAATCTGGAGCATATTTCTTACCCCAGAGGCCTCATAGAGTAAATTTTAAAGGAAATGTCCATAGTGCTAAACCATCTTCGAGAGAAGCTTTAGCACTTTGAATGGCTCCTTTAAAATTCggactaaaatccagagtggTTTCAGTGCCCCACTGACATTGCAACCACCAACTAATACTGGTTTCCACATTGACATCTAGAGTGCATTGCTGGGGGTAATCCACTTTTGCCTGTCTTTTGCCCACAGTGgagaattggccttgacattaTGGTGGAAGTAGCCTATAACCTGACACCTGACAGTGAGATGAGAATGGCAGCACAAAAACCCAAAGCATCCTTCCTCTTAAAATGCCAGTTGAGGGTGATATAGCCAATGCTCACCAGCCCAGCCTCTTGCATTGCCCTCacatatttcatgtcaaaagtgcTCAGGGAAATTTCTGAAACTTTCCCTACTATCCCCAAGAAGAAAacttatacagtagaatctcacttatccaagctaaacgggccagcagaagcttgaataaacgaatttcttggataataaggtgggattaaggaaaaacctattaaacatcaaattaggttatgattttacaaattaagcaccaaaacatcatgttatacaacaaatttgacagaaaacgtagttcaatacgcagtaatgttatgttgtaattactgtatttacaaatttagcaccaaaatatcacgatatattgaaaacattgactacaaaaatagcttggataatccagaagcttagataagtgaggcttggataagtgagactctactgtatatataaataagtaAACTCTCTAGGTATTATTTAATTGCCTGACATTGTGCTGAAGAAAATCATCCTAtaatttaccgtgtttccccgaaaataagacagtgtcttatattaatttttgctcccaaagatgctctaggtcttattttcaggggatgtcttatttttccataaagaagaattcacattaattgttgaacaaaaaatgaacatttattatatactgtacattagttgtcatcacaaaccagcataaccagacaaactgtgaatcctatcaagaatttcttgttactaccattaattccatgtccAACACTCTATGGCacatatatttaccgatcctgcatgctctggtgttctgttcagcgagcatgcttccaaacaaaaattttgctaggtcttactttcaggggaggccttatatttagcatttcagcaaaacctctactaggttttattttctggggatgtcttattttaggggaaacagggtatttatttTCCCCAACACTGTAATTGCAGTGGAAATATAGAACAGAAGAGCTGGGGAGAAAATGGGTCTGTTATAAAATTTCAGTACTTCCATAGCTCACTATTCTAAAAAACTGGATTTATTTTCTGTCATAATAACTCCCTAGTCCCTATGCCTATTCTTCTGAAACATTGCACATATCTGTAcattatatgttattttatacAAATTgctgaaaaacacacacaaagggaGGGAGCTGTTTTTGTACAATACCCTGCACCTATCTCTCTCTGGCTTTAATACGTTGATTTCCTCAGAAAAGGCAATGATGCCTCTAAGTTTTTACCTGTTTTGCCAAGAAATTTTACATAAGCACTTTTTGGCACCTGCAGTTAATAAAAGATATGGAATGTAGGACTTTTTGTCTGAACTTCAACAGGAATTACGCTCTCATGCAAGGTTACTATGGCTGCAAATTTCAATTCTGATAAACAGAGGGAGGAAATTGTAATACAGGTTACATTTCCTTTATTCAAAATGTTTAGAACCAGAAGTATTTGggaattcagatttttaaaaaagattttggagtatgtgtatttgcacatacatacataatgggAAATCTTGGGGATGGAGACGAAGTCTAAGGATGAACTTCActgatgtttcatatataccttatatgcATAGCATGAAGATAATTTTGTGCAGTATTTTTTTAgtaattttgtgaatgaaacaaagtttaggCACACTGAACTACCAGGAAGCAAAGGTgttgctatctcagccacccatgtggacagttgTGATTTTGGAGTAGTTTGGATTTAAGAATTCCTAAAAAGGGAGGCTCAAcctgtacattttaaaattatccaATGGTAGCTAATGTGTTGAGAGATGAATCTTTGGATTTCCAAATCTCAGCCTGGATTTCAGATTCAGTTGAACCAGAACTACACTGGTTTAAAGGATTAAAACAAATACAGATGTAGAAATAATATGGCTGTTCTGATGTGGGATTACAAACCACAAGAGCCCTAGTTAGACTAGCCAATCTTGAAGAATACTGGGAGGTGCAGTCTTGATTGCTGTGTTATTTTTGCTTGTAGCATAGAGAATAGCTTGAGTGCCTTCATTGTTCctgacttgtggcaaccctaaAAAAAACTTATCATagtaatttcttggcaagattagttcagaagttatttgctgttgccttcctctgaggctcagagagtgtgatttgcccaagctcACCccttgggtttccatgactgagtgggaattcaaaccctggtctccagtcatagttcaacactcaaatcattacaTCATGCCAGCTCGCAACAGTagctattaaaaataaatcacCATCCTTGTGGTTGGTCCCAGTCTTTGAATGGCTACTTCCATGCTTTCCTTTTACTGGCAGCTGGAGACTGGATTTCCTTTTACTGGCAACAACAGACTTTAGGGACTGACTGTAACAGacttttaatgatgtatttttaaatagttttaattctattcttaattgcttttaaaaatatgtcttaCATGTTTATTGCTGATGTGTTTACCTGTTTTTAATTTCTTCGAGTTTTAATGTTCTGTAAGACACCCATAACTATAACAATTACACCTTCATAACTGCATAATAGGATTCTGAccagtcatcatcattatttcattTATGGATATGTAAACTACAATTATGGGTTTGTAACTGATTGGTAAAACTATGTATTTTATTGGAAATCTAGCAAATGCCATCCCAGTCCACTTTAATAGCTCTCACTCACATAGGGCAAAGGAGGTCTGTTCAGATTCTGATCATGCTGCAAGGAAGCTATTTCCAGACCCTCTCATCAGTCGGAGAGGCTGCAACAATCTGAAACAAGACCCCTGTTGTAAATTCATGTTGCAGCCTTGCTGGTTTATGGGAGGGAGGTGAAAATGTGATCCTACTGGTATGCTGATCACCA
Encoded here:
- the samd3 gene encoding LOW QUALITY PROTEIN: sterile alpha motif domain-containing protein 3 (The sequence of the model RefSeq protein was modified relative to this genomic sequence to represent the inferred CDS: inserted 1 base in 1 codon; substituted 3 bases at 3 genomic stop codons) gives rise to the protein MESXSVDQVCNXLQQKNFEDLIPKLCAQRGPHIMSPLQHGSLCDSFLPCLLPLMYTEDTLVSQASYKALQWTHSYILPAFLYNVKCMLAERXMPDHSLRIRIIEFLEADMTKNLEGLLXIYPTTQQYNDVVNALLQAYPFLDENRSSFLNWLYDNVT